AGCCATTTTGATTTAGCACCCATAAGCCAGAGAGTTTCCTCTTGTGGACAGTGCGTTACAGCTTGTTGCAGCAGCGCTTCTAATGAttcccttgtcccatgacttcgcTCAAAGTGTGCAGCAGCTAGCCAGACAGACTTTTTCTTTGGGTATATTGAAAGAGCATGGCTATAGATTGCACGTGCACATTCATAGGCACCCTGGGTGGCACAGCTGTCTGCATCTTCCATCCATGCATGTTTACGATCTTCATCTTCAACTCCGTAACCAATTATATTTTTGATAATAGACTGACAGGTCAGGACAGCTCCTGCATGCTCTGCCTCCATGGCATCCTTAATCCAAAAATCTCGATTAATATCAACCATGTTAGCTTGCAATGTTGAGATTGCACGCTCAATAATCTTACCAACTAAAGTGTTATTGCCATTGGCCTCCTCTAATTTTGCTGCAGTAATCCAAATCTGGCGATCTTTAGGGTTATTCTCACGTGCTTTATTAAGAACTTTCCTGGCGTTTTCATACACTTCCAATCGGGCCAAAGCCAACCATAAATCTACTGATGTGGGGCAGCACTCAACAGCTCTGCTTAAAAGAATTTtagcatcctcctcctcttccagctCCACAGCCAATTTCCATAAAAGCTCAGAATTAGGAATTTGTTCAAGGGCCTTGCGATAGACTCTTTTCTTTGCCTTTAACTCCAACTCCAGATCTGCAGCCTTAATCCATATTCTGGGCGAGTGAGGTAATGTCTGGACAGCTTGTGCAATCACAGCCCGAGCCATATCTGGAGGCTGTAGTCGAGCTGCTTCAAGCCACACATCTTCCGACTTGGGACACATTTCACAACCTTTCATAATAAGATTACGAGCAGACTGGATCTTGCCTGTCACCTCTTCAAGACGTGCTGAGGCAATCCAAGCAGGTGGATGATTAGGATTTGTTTCCCTAACAGATTTTAAAAGCAATCTTGCCTTTTTAACATCATTTATGTCCCCACCATATTGTGGTATCATACTCTGAAGGTCAGTCAGGTAACCCTTGGGATCTACCACAGTCTGGCCACCAACAGCATCTGACACTTGGTTCAATCTCATTCCCATTAAAGTGtttcgtgcttgtccaattttaCGTAAATCAAGATCACCGCTTGGGGTAAGCATTCCAGGGGTTGAGGTTCCAGGCATCATGGAAGCAAGTCCAGAGCCTGGATCAATTGTTGTCACATTCTCCCCTCCAAGATTATGAGAGAGAACACTATCAGGCAAAGGTGTAAACCTTTCGGATCTTGGATTACGCTGCTTCCTGTTTCTGGCATCACCTACTTCTGGAATTGTGCTCCACTCATTTTCTGATACATTTGCTAATTCTCGTTTAAGGTCAGTGAACATCTGCTGGATCTTTGGGCGTTCCTGACGATAGTTCTCAAGTTCTGCTTTCAGGCGCTGTTCACGATACTCACGCCTCTTCTCATCCATACGCTTGTCAATCTCATCATAAATGGCATCAGCTTCTTCATCATCTTTATCATAGGGATCTTTGCTACATAATGATCCTCCATAGCCATTGAactgaaaaaataaataaataaataagaatatACAGTATATCTATTACTGCAATAGAAAATACATAGCTTTTCTACAATGACGTATTCAACACTGATTATAAAAATACAACTTTAATCACTTGGA
This DNA window, taken from Procambarus clarkii isolate CNS0578487 chromosome 76, FALCON_Pclarkii_2.0, whole genome shotgun sequence, encodes the following:
- the Prp6 gene encoding pre-mRNA-processing factor 6, with product MTAPPAALLNKNKKNFIGMPAPLGYVAGVGRGATGFTTRSDIGPARDANDVSDDRHAPPSKRKKKDDDDDEDLNDANYDEFNGYGGSLCSKDPYDKDDEEADAIYDEIDKRMDEKRREYREQRLKAELENYRQERPKIQQMFTDLKRELANVSENEWSTIPEVGDARNRKQRNPRSERFTPLPDSVLSHNLGGENVTTIDPGSGLASMMPGTSTPGMLTPSGDLDLRKIGQARNTLMGMRLNQVSDAVGGQTVVDPKGYLTDLQSMIPQYGGDINDVKKARLLLKSVRETNPNHPPAWIASARLEEVTGKIQSARNLIMKGCEMCPKSEDVWLEAARLQPPDMARAVIAQAVQTLPHSPRIWIKAADLELELKAKKRVYRKALEQIPNSELLWKLAVELEEEEDAKILLSRAVECCPTSVDLWLALARLEVYENARKVLNKARENNPKDRQIWITAAKLEEANGNNTLVGKIIERAISTLQANMVDINRDFWIKDAMEAEHAGAVLTCQSIIKNIIGYGVEDEDRKHAWMEDADSCATQGAYECARAIYSHALSIYPKKKSVWLAAAHFERSHGTRESLEALLQQAVTHCPQEETLWLMGAKSKWLAGDVPAARSILALAFKANPNSEEIWLAAVKLESENNEYERARRLLSKARSQAATAKVMMKSAHLEWALGNLDLARTLLDEGIKEVGDFAKLWMMKGQILEQQGKKDAAWEVYRDAVKRCTSSIPLWRLLATLEEQQGKLVTARATLEKSRVRNPMNEELWLMAIRLELRAGQREVSRSLMARALQECPTSGILWAQAIFLEDPAQRKSRSVDALKRCQDDAHVVLAVAKMFWMDGKKNKAREWFNKTVKIDPDLGDAWAWYYKMEILFGSEDQQLEVKKRCMAADPRHGEHWCMVSKHIDNWRKKTPEILQLVADRLPIPVMNREVY